ACCTTTCGGGATGGCGCCGTTCACTGCGTCTTCGGCGACCGGTGCGGCGACCAGGGGCGGCTGCGCAGGGTGCCCGTAGTAGCTGACCGGACGGGATTGGAGCGTCCGTGCGGCAGTAATCCAGGGTACGACCCGCACGGCCAGCGCCGCAGTGGGCCGTGCGCGGTGGCGGGAACCGCTGGGCGGCGCATCGCTCTCGGCGGGCCTCCGGACAGTCGCATCAGAAGGATCTTCGGTTGCTATAGCAACGACTATAGCGATTGTTCCCATATATGGGCTGGCGGCCCCGCCTGTCGAGCGGGGCCGCCAGTTGTCGCATCCGGTCGGTCGGCGCCGGTCGGCGCCCCGGCGGATCAGTGCATCATCACCGGTACGGGAACATCGCCGGCGTTCTCGTCGTCGGACGCGCCCGAGCCGCCAGCCACCGCGCCGCCGTCCTGACGCCCTGCGGTGACCAGGGTGAACGTGAGCAGAGCCGCCGCCACCAGCACGCCGACCGCCCACCAGATCGCGGTCGCGTAACCGTGCACCGCCGCCTCGTTGACCAGGTTCGAGTTGCCACCGTGGTCGAGCAGGTACGCCGTGGTGGCGCTGGCCGCGACCGTGTTCAGCAGGGCCGTGCCGATCGAACCACCCACCTGCTGCGACGTGTTGATCATCGCCGAGGCGACACCCGCGTCACGCGGCTCGACACCGTAGGTGCCCAGAGCCATCGCCGGCATGAACGCCGTACCCATGCCGAGCCCGAGCAGGATCATGCCCGGCAGGATCAGACCCGCGTACGAGCTGTCCACCTTGAGCTGGGTCAGGATCAGCATGCCGAGTGCGGCGACCAGGAAGCCCGGTCCCATCAGCAGCCGGGGCGCGACCCGGTTCATCAGCCGGGCACCGATCTGGGTCGAGCCGGTGATCATGCCAGCGATCATCGGCAGGAACGCCAGGCCGGTGACGACCGGCGACCACCCCTTGACCACCTGGAGGTAGTAGGTGAGGAAGAGGAAGAGACCGAACATACCGATGACCGCGATGCCCAGCGCCGAGTAGACGCCGGCCCGGTTGCGCTCGGTCAGCACCCGCAGCGGCAGCAACGGGTGGGCGACCTTCGACTCGACCAGGACGAACGTGGCCAGCAGCACGGCCGCGGCAACGAACGAGCCCAGGGTCCAGGCGGCGGTCCAGCCGTTGGTCTCGGCCCGGGTGAAGCCGTAGACCAGGGCGACCAGGCCCGTGGTGGCCAGCAGTACGCCAGGGATGTCGAGCTTGTTGCGGTTACGGGCCCCCGGCACATCCTTGATCACGAGGATCGCGCCAGCGGCGGCGACCAGCGCGAACGGGATGTTGACGTAGAGCGCCCAGCGCCAGTTCAGGTACTCGGTGAGCACACCACCGAGGATCAGGCCGATGGCACCGCCACCACCCGCGATCGCACCGAAGACGCCGAACGCCTTGGCGCGCTCCTTGGCCTCGGTGAAGGTGACCGCCAACAGCGACAGCGCCGCCGGGGCGAGCAGCGCGCCGAAGACGCCCTGGAGGGCGCGAGCGCCGAGCAGCATGCCGGTGTTGACCGCGATCCCGCCGATGGCCGACGCGGCGGCGAAGCCGAGCAGGCCGATGGTGAAGATCCGCTTTCGGCCGGCGATGTCGGCGATCCGGCCGCCGAAGAGCAGCAGCCCACCGAAGGCGAGCGTGTAGGCGGTGATCACCCATTGCCGGTTGCCGTCGGAGATGCCCAGGTCGTGCTGGGCGGCCGGGAGGGCGATGTTCACCACGGTCGCATCCAGTACGACCATCAACTGGGCCAGCGAGATGAATATCAGCGCTGTCCAGCGCCTCGGATTGGCTTCAACTTCTGTGGACATGAAGGTCCCCGCATTTTTCGCAAATATGGATGGAAACGGCAGCCTGTGGACGCAGGCAGCCCAGGTGGCGATGTGGTGGTCACGGCGGCGGGTCCACCCCGCCGTGCCGGTCAGTGGACGGGTTTACCGTTCGGCGTCGTGCAGGGCTCGTCGTTGAGCCGATGGGCGGAAAGCCGCAGGTCCGCCAGGGTTGCCGCACTCCCCGGGAGAACGGACCGTTGGGGCGCCCGCAACCCGTCGAGAAGCAGTT
The Micromonospora pisi DNA segment above includes these coding regions:
- a CDS encoding MFS transporter, whose translation is MSTEVEANPRRWTALIFISLAQLMVVLDATVVNIALPAAQHDLGISDGNRQWVITAYTLAFGGLLLFGGRIADIAGRKRIFTIGLLGFAAASAIGGIAVNTGMLLGARALQGVFGALLAPAALSLLAVTFTEAKERAKAFGVFGAIAGGGGAIGLILGGVLTEYLNWRWALYVNIPFALVAAAGAILVIKDVPGARNRNKLDIPGVLLATTGLVALVYGFTRAETNGWTAAWTLGSFVAAAVLLATFVLVESKVAHPLLPLRVLTERNRAGVYSALGIAVIGMFGLFLFLTYYLQVVKGWSPVVTGLAFLPMIAGMITGSTQIGARLMNRVAPRLLMGPGFLVAALGMLILTQLKVDSSYAGLILPGMILLGLGMGTAFMPAMALGTYGVEPRDAGVASAMINTSQQVGGSIGTALLNTVAASATTAYLLDHGGNSNLVNEAAVHGYATAIWWAVGVLVAAALLTFTLVTAGRQDGGAVAGGSGASDDENAGDVPVPVMMH